GGACCTGGCCGGTTATGGCTTCCAGCCGGTCGGCGCGCGCCTGCTCAGCAACGAGGCGGGGCCGGCAGCCTTACTGGTGTTCCAGGACCGCAATGGGCAGCGAATCAGCCTGTTCCTGCGCTCGCCGGGCGAGCACTTCGAACGTATGCCCACCGGCCAGCGCACCGAGGGACAGCTCCAGGCGCGCTACTGGTCCCATGGCGACTACAACTTTGCCCTGGTCAGCGCCGCCGACGATGCCCGAGGCGAGCCGGTGCGCCAGGCGCTGGGCGTCAGCCTGTAAGCAGTTCCAGCAGGCGCCGGCGGGCCAGCGAGCCGTCGCCTGCGCGCCAGGCCAGGTACAGCGGCAAGGGCGCGGCGACATCCTGTAGTGGCCGGAAGCACACGTTCGGTTGGGCATTGGCCAGGGCTGCTGATTCCGGCAACAGAGCTACGCCAAAGCCGCAGGCGATCAGGCTAGCGACCGAGGGGCGCCCCATGGCAGCCAGGTCAACGCCCCGTCGCCCGTGGCGCGTACGCGGATGTGGGGCGAGCAGGGTGAATCGGATGACCTCAAGCCGGAATAGGTTGCCCCTAGCTTCGTGTTCCTTGCCTCCGGTACCTGTAATGTCAGTGGCTATGTCTTGCGGGCCAGTAATGGCCAGTTTCGCGCCACGCGATTCGAGGAGGGCTTTCAAGTCGAATATCCTCGAGATGTGCGTGGCGGCGACCTCGGTGCACGAACTGGCGACATCCTGGGAAGCGCTTGCCGGACAGCATGGCTGAGCGGAGTGTCCACGGCGCAGAAGCGGGACTGGTCAACGGAAAACTACTCGGTTTTTCGAGCAAGCCCAGAGACGATCGCCACGACTAGCAGGCCGATGGCCCAGCCAAACAGGGTTTGTACCCAGATCAGCAGGCGCACGCCATGCTCGACGGAGTGCGAGCGGTACTCCACCACCCAGTTTCCGTTGGGTGTGGGTACCCGAGGCGCCCAATCGGACTCTTGCTTGAGGTCGACAAAGGGCATCAGGACATCCAGTGAATAGGCAAGGGGGCTGAACCCTGAGTACTCTGCGGGTAGTTTTTCGCACAAGTACCAATTGCCCTTCCCTACGACGGATACATCCGGGTTGCGCAAGCTCCACGTTTTGAGGCCATCGGGTTGGCAGACTTGGTAGGTGGGGTTCTGGAATATCAGCGGGTCGCTCGGTGCGAATATGCCTAAGAGCGCGGCATACCAATAGATGGCGCCGCATACGATCCACGTTCCGACAAACCAATACAAAAGCCGGATCGGGCGGTAGCCATAACCGGTGAAGAAGCCATAGGACCAGTGTAGGAAGCGAGTCAGGGTGCGACTGACGGAATCTCTGCGCCTACGTTTCGACGCAGGATCAGCCTGGCCTACCAGACCCAGCTTGCGTTTTTCGTTTTCCAGTGCAATCCCGATTTCACGTGCCTCTGAGAAGTGCGCCATATCCTCCAGCACGTTCTTGAGGTGCCACCAGGGTTGAGGACGGAAATTTTCGGGAGTTGACTGATTGGCCACTTTCTTTCGCTTGGTGCATTTGGCCAGCAGGAATTTGAGGTGCTGAAACCTGTTGGGGCGCTGAGGTTTATTGGTGTTACGTTGTGCACTGAGGTCTGCAACCTGTGAGCGTAGCCAATCAAGCCGATGCTGTGTGCCAAGTGACTGGTCGACTGCCAGAGTGTCGTACTTGAAACCATTGAGGACAATTCGCTTGCCCCAGCTCGTTAAGTCGTCGTGCAGGCGTGCCACATGTGCGTTGGCCAGGGAGGCGTTGCGCAGAGGTACTTCCAGCTTTCGCAGATCCAGAGTGCCCTTGATTCGAGCACCCTCAAGACTCAGCGACAGAGGCTCCTGGACGGTAAACTCGGAGCCGGCGCAACGAAGTTCACCTTCAATGGTAGCGTCGTTGAAAACTACACAGCTATCCGCTTTGATCTTCAGGACAACCTTGCCCAGGATCGTCGACTGACTGAGCGTAAGTGAACGTCCATTATCGGGCGACTCAAACCGGGCGTCATGGCATATCAGGTCGCCCTCGAGTCGTGTACATAGCAGCCGGACAGTTCCCTGAGCCCTGAACCCGTCGCTGAGCCTTACATCCCTGCCGACTACGGCGGCGTCGGCGGATAGAGCCTGGCCATTGGCTGCGAGGATTCGGGTGCCCCGACAAACCAATTGTTGACTGATCCGAGTCGTTATCAGGCGGACTTCCCCGGTGATGTCGGCATTCGATAAGTCCAGGTTGCCGTCGATGTAGGCGCCGTCGAAGCAGATGGCCTCTCCAGCGGCCTCGAACCGCCCCGCCAGAACGGCTCGATCATTGATCTGGGCCTTGTTGAAGACGACGGGGCCTTTAGCACTGAAGTCCCTGATCAGAAACACCCCTTGCCGGAGGGTTGCACCATAGGCTTCCACTGCGGGTTCACCCTGGCCGTCAAAGGAACCGGCCAGGGCGAACATCCCGTCAACCTGGGCATTGGCAAGGTGGACCTGGCCGTTTGCCTTGGCGTTGTGCAGCATGGAGAAATTCTGTTTTACATGAGACCCAAAAAAATCGAGTGCCGGGCCGCTATGACTGGTAAGTGTGGCCCCATCCAGCAAGAAGTCACCGCCTATCGTTGCATTGAGACAGACGATGCATCTGTGGCCACCCTCCAACCTAGAATTGACAAGGCTGATATCAGACTCGATTACGGCATTTGTCAGATTCAGGGCATGCTTTTCCCCACCGTGAAGCATGCTCGCGACACATGCGAACCCGCCCTTGATCTCGATCCCTCCAAGATCCAAACTGCCTGTAACCTGGATGTTGTCGAAGCTCACATCGCCGGTGATTCTTGCTCCAGGGGCTGACAACCCTTCCGCATTGTCATCGTCGATGAGCGTTCTCGAAAGGTTGAGGCTACCGTGAATGAGACAGCGAGGGGCAGCCATCGACGGCATTCGGCATTCATCCAGATTGATTGGGCCGCGAAGGGAGGCATCGCTAAAGACGAGAGGTTGATCGAATGTGCAGTGGGAGAGGTCGAAAGGTGCGCAGGTGGTAGCGTTCTGTAGATCGAGCGAGCCTTGAACGTAGGCACCCCGCAATCGGATACCTCGTTCATGCACAGCGATATCTTGATCACCGCCCAGAATCAGGAACCTGAGAAAGCCTGCGCGTATGGTCTGGATAGGGTGAGGGACTCTGGGCCGATTAAGGTTCAGAACCAGTTGCTGACCATCCCTGCAATGATCGAGAAGCTTCTGTTCCGCGATCGTCAGTTGTCCGAAATCGCTGAGTGACCTTCCTTTGGTTTTGATCGTGCTCACAGTCGTCCCAGTAAAAATCAATACAGGCCTGGCATCTCATCGCCAGGCCTGTGTTTGCTGCATGCAGCAGGTCACGTGCTAACGCTTTTTTAATCAAGCTCAAGCCAGATCGGCGCATGGTCCGACGGCTTTTCCATCCCGCGCAGCTCATAGTCGACCCCAGCCGCCTTCAGCCGCGGCAGCAGCCCCTGCGATGCCATGATCAGGTCGATCCGCAGCCCGCGCTTGGGCTCATCCTCGAAACCACGGCTGCGGTAGTCGAACCAGCTGAAGCGGTCGGCCACCTCCGGGTGCAGGTGACGGAAGCTATCGACCAGCCCCCAGC
This genomic stretch from Pseudomonas entomophila harbors:
- a CDS encoding LysR substrate-binding domain-containing protein; the protein is MGRPSVASLIACGFGVALLPESAALANAQPNVCFRPLQDVAAPLPLYLAWRAGDGSLARRRLLELLTG